The sequence CATGAATAGCAGCGCGATGCCTAAAATTCTAAACGGATCGTTGATTTTGAAAAAACTCAGCAAGGGTAATATCTGTTGATAGTTATGTATTCTGAACGTACGAAATTAAAGGTTAGTCGATTAAATCACTAAATTTGTATAGATAATTATTCATTATGGAAAGCAAGAGACAACAAAAGTATTCAAAGTTAATCCAAAAGGAACTGGGAGATATCTTTCAGCGCGAGTCCAAGCCCTTGGTGGGCAATGCCATGGTCACCGTGACCAGGGTGCTGATGAGTCCCGATCTGGGCGTGGCCAAAATTTACTTGAGTTTTTTATTGGCCAATAATCAGGAGCTGTTGGAAAAAATTGATGCACACAAAAAAGAGATCAGAAAACACTTGGGTAAGCGCATTGGCAAGTCGGTAAGGAGCATTCCCGAATTGGTTTTTTACCCGGATGATTCCTCTGCATATGCCCAACACATGGACAAAATCATTGGCGGCTTGGATATTCCAGAAGCTCCCGATGATGAGGAGGAGGAAGATTGAAAAGTGGCATTCGAATGGCCACGTTTTTTCAATGATAAATAATTAATTCACCTGTTAAATCTTGATTTTACTGTCCTGTGAACCTTTCCTTTTTTATTGCATCCCGGTATTTTAAAAGTAAAAAGAAGCGGAATTTTATCAATATCCTGTCCAGGATAGCGATGATCGGTGTGGCGGTGGGCACAATGGCCTTGGTGATTGTGTTATCGGTATTTAATGGGCTGGAGGATTTGATCAGGGGGCTTTATGCGTCTTTTGATGCACCGCTTAAGGTGGAGTTGGTGAAGGGGAAGTCTTTTGAAGTTGGGGACGATTTTTTGGATAGTTTGAAGGCTGTAGAGGGGGTGGTGTCCATCACGGAAGTTATTGAGGATAATGCACTTCTAAAGTACGGTGAAGACCAAATGGTGGTGACCATGAAAGGGGTCAGTGAGGAGTTTTTGGATAAGGAGCGGTTTGAGCAAGGGTATTTTGCAGGGGACATGACCTTGGGCAGCCCGGACCAGCCCAAAGCCATCATGGGGAGAGGCGTAAGTTTTATGCTTGGGGTGGATCCAAAGAATGAGTTTGAGCAGCTACGGATGTTTTACCCCAAAGCTCCTAGGGCCGGAACCATCGATCCGCGGCAGATGTACAACTCCGGCAGGTTGGGACTCGCAGGGACCTTCAGTGTAGAAAAAAAGTTTGATGATAGTTTTGTGGTGGTACCGCTGACCTTTGCGCGGGATCTCATGGATTACGGGGATAAACGGACGGCTTTGGAGATTAAGGTAGCCCCCAGCGCCTCCCTTTCCAGTGTAAAGGCAGCCATGCGGGACCTATTGGGAGAAGGGTTTTCCGTAAAGGACACCGACGAGCAGCACGCTGGACTCCTCAGGGCCATTCGAATTGAAAAGCTCTTTGTGTTTATCACCTTGACCTTTATCTTGGCCGTGGCCTCGTTTAATATTTTCTTTTCCTTAAGCATGCTGGCCATCGAAAAGAAAAAGGATATTGCAGTGATGATCGCCATGGGGGCCACTCAAAAACTCATACGTTCCATTTATATCAAGCAGGGAGCGATTATTGCTTTTTCTGGAGCCATTGTAGGGCTGGTGCTCGGATTTGCGATTTGTTGGTTACAGGATCGTTATGGGTTGGTGTCCTTGGGCGTGGCGAGTTCGGTGGTAGACAGCTATCCTGTAAAAATGATATGGACCGATTTTTTATGGACCAGCCTTAGCCTGATCGTCATTACCTTCTTTGCGGCCTATCGCCCCGCTACCATTGCAGCAAAGGTGAATACAGTGGAGCATTTGTGAGAATTTTTCCGCCTTCCCGTAAAATTTCTGGTTTCTGGCCAAGGCCAGCTAAGGCTAATGGGGTGAAACGTTAGGAAAAGGAGATTGTTTCTAAAACAGAAAAACCCCGGAAAAGCAGTGGCTTATTCCGAGGTTTTGATGCGATCATGATGGGACGGGCACAGTCGTAACTTACCGGTTATTGGTAGCTAAATGTTTTTTCGAAATCTAACCTTGCCATGCGGTAGGCTTTGTTATACTGTCCCAATACCACCATCTGATGGTTGGACACTTGCTTGCAGGCCATTGGCTTGGTAAGAATGTGCAGGTCGCGGCTAAAAGGCAGCGCCTCCTTTTTGATGTTTCCATGCCAGTCTAATTCGACCATCGCGATCAGCACGTCCTTTTGGGTGGCTTTGGGGTTGAAATGAACCGGTTCACAAATGCCCTCACATAGGTTTTCGGGGTGGTCATTGAACACCAAATAGACTTTGTCGTTTAGGACAGCGGTGGCGTATGAGGAGAAAAAGCTATACCCTTCAGGCGATACTTGGTTTTTGCGGATTTGTTCGGTCCACATCACTTCTCCATCGGGGTCAACGCTCACCACGGCAATGGTGTTAAAGGCTGTCCTGGCTGTGCGGAAGTTGGTGCGGGGATTAAAACCAGCGGTTTGGGTGGCTTGCTCCGCAATGAGGACGACGCTTCCATCGCTGCGGAAGGTAAGGTCATTTAGTCGGTAGGCATAGAGCCCCTCTTCTTTTTCTTCCTTGGTGGCTTTTTCGGACTCCATCATCAAGATAGGGGCAAATGGTTTGAAGCTTTTTTGTGCGATTTGCTGGTCTTGGAAGGTCAGGAAATAGCTGCCCGCGGCATCATGGCCTTCTGTGTCCGTGTAGAATCCAGCACATACCAATTGAGCGGCTTTATTGGTGCCGATTTGCATTTTGGTCAGGTGTTTTCCGGGTATGGATGGATGCAGTTCTGTGATATGTTTCCCACCACCCGTTATGGCCGTAATGCCAAATTGGTAAAGGGGTTGCCAAAATTTTTCAAGGGCCTTTTGGCTGTCAGCCTCCTTTTTAAGGACATAAAGGTCTCCTGTATTGGAGAGGTGGTAATTGATGACCTGATAGTGCTCTTTTTTCGTTGTGGCGGCCAATTGGTGGGTCCATTGTGCCTGTAGACCTTGATCGAAAACGGTAAAGTTTAACTCGTCTGGGTTGTTTTTAGCTCCAGCTTGGCTAAAGGTGGCCAGAAGGAAATTACCTTCTTCGGACAGTTTGAGATGGAATCCAGGCTGGTTAAAAGAGGTGTTTTTTCTGGCAGGAATTTCCTGTAAAGTCACGGGGGATTGTTGGAGCGTCAGAGTGGATTTGTTGATTTCATCAGCCATTAGCACATGGGAATTTTCTGTTTCCGTGCTATAAAAACAATAGAGCCTGCCACCAATCTGCATGATCTGTTCGAATGTAACAGGTCTTTTGGTGTCGATGACCTGCAACTGACGAAAGCTTCTAAGTTCCATCTGATTGTTATAAAACTCCAGTACTGGAAATGTTTCTCTTCCCCTTAGCTCGTCACTGAGCTTTATCTTGGTCACATAAATGCCGTTTGGGTCATTGGCCACAATCTGATGCGGCATCATGTTGTTTTTGGTGAAATGTTGGCTGCCCAAGTGGAGTTGGAAGTTTGAATTTACTTGGGCACTCAGCATGCTTAGCGGAGCGGTGATCAGTAAGGCAATGAGGAATACAATTAGTTTCTTTTTCATAAGGGGTTGATTTTGAATCGAATATCTGAATATATTTTATGAAATACAAAAAAATATATTCGAAAAGCAATTAGTAAATTTTGAAAATAGTTTTCTTATCGCTGGCATAACGCGATACACAGCTTTTACAGGTTATTGGGAAGGTGAAAATCAAAATGTATTGGGTGATTTTGATTTATGTGACAAAAATATACGTTTTGTTTACAAAAATTGGATTTTTGTGTACGCAAATATACGCACAATAGGTGATTTTTATATAAGTGGATGATATCTGGTTTTGTGCTCTCTGACATACGGATATAGGCATTCATCGGGATTGCCCCTTTTGGGAAAAATTGGGAGAAGGGGGCAGTGAAAGAGTGGATATCTATGCTTGGATCAATAAAAGGTCTTTCGGCCTAAAGGAAGTGTTTTTGGCTCAAACAGCCTGCAGGGAGGCTGACTTCTGGTGAATCTTGCCTTAATTCATCTCTTTTTTCTATTAAAAGTTGAAATAATTATTTACTTTGCAAGCTAGTATATTTTGAAAATCATACCGCTTCGAATGGTTTTGGCTCGATTGATTTAGCAGAAAAGATTATGAAAGTATCTCCGGATAAGTCTTTTGAAATAATATATTCTCTTTTTAGTCATGAATATTTAGGGATTCTATTTGAGTCCTTTGTGATTCAGCATGATGATAAGGGCAGGCTCTCTTTTGCCTATCAAAATATTGCCACCCAAAATGCCAAGGAGTTTGCTTCTGGCCTGGACAGCACGGATTATGAGCTGATCGAGCTGATGGACAGCATGCAGCATGATGCGATCGTGAAGACTTTCAACACCAAGAAACTAAAGCCCAAGGAGTTTTTGCGGAAGGTGTTTGACACCAATAGTGAAACGACGGCGAATAAGGAAATCCGCCGCATGATCGAGGTTCGGTTGGAGGGAATTCGGGCCAAGATTTTGGAACGTATTATAGGGAAGCGACTTTTTGAGATGGGCAATGATGGAAATCCCATCTGGAAGGAGATCAATGTAATGGAGGAAAAGGCGTCAGTGCTTTTTCATTTCAGAAGAAACGAGGACAATACCCATTATTTTCCGACGCTCAAGCACGGCGGAGAAAAGTTGGATTGGCAATATAAAGGGGGGTATTTGCTTTGCGAAGAGCCGGCTTGGCTGGTGGTGAATGGCTGTTTGTATAATTTTGAAAAAGGCGTGGACGGTAAAAAGCTCAAGCCATTTCTCAACAAAAAATTTATTGTCATTCCCAAAAATGTGGAGCAGTCCTATTATGAAAAGTTCATCACCCAGCTGGTGGCCTCCTTTGATGTGTATGCCAAAGGTTTTGACATCAAAGTGCAGCGAAGCAATCCCGAGGCGTTATTGAGCTTAAGTGATTTGCCCGGAGGGGGAGGGGGAACTGACCTCTTTGGCAATGTCCAAGCAGCAGAGGAAGAGGACAAAATCGTATTTGACTTGCGGTTTCAGTATGGAGATTACTCTTTTCGCTCCGAGGAAAAAAAATCCAATAATGTACAACTGGAGCAGCAAGGAGACAATTATATTTTCCATAAAGTCATCCGAGACCTGGAAAAGGAGAAATCATATGGCGATTACTTAAAGGACCTGGGACTGCCGGTGCGGACTTCACGGTTTTCCCTGGGGAAATCGAAGGCGTTCGATTGGCTAAACTCCAATAGAGAGGCCTTGGAAGATATGGGCGTGAAAATTCTCCAAAACCAAAGCGCTAAGGGGAAAAAGTACTTTATAGGAAATGCTTCCATCAAGGTCGATATCAAGGAAAACATCGACTGGTTCGATGTGGATGCGATTATCAGCTTTGGGTCCTTCGAGGTGCCTTTTGCTCAGATCAGGAGGCTGCTCGTAAAAGGAAAGTCAGAATTTGAACTCCCCAATGGGGAGATTGCCGTTATTCCTGACAGTTGGTTTGTCAATTACTCTGAGATCTTTTCTTTCTTGGAAACCGGTGAAAAGCAGGATGAGAAGATGATGCTGAAGAAGCACCATATTGCCTTAGCGCAAGAGCTTCAGAAAGGAAACCTCATTAACCTTACCTTAAGCCGGAAGTTGGAGAAATTGAAGGACTTTTCGGAAATGGAATCCTATGACTTGCCAGATAATTTTAACGGCACCCTTCGCCCGTACCAAAAAGCCGGCTACGATTGGCTGAGGTTTCTTAATGAATACCATTTTGGCGGGTGTTTGGCCGATGATATGGGCTTGGGGAAGACGGTGCAGACCCTGGCCATGCTGGCCCACGAAAAAAAGAGGACGGAAGGAGCCACTTCCCTCTTGGTAATGCCTACTTCCTTGATTTACAACTGGGAGGTGGAAGCTCGCAAGTTCACACCGGATCTAAAGGTATTGGTCTACACGGGATCACAGCGGATCAAAGACAGCAGTATGTTTTCCAAGTACGATTTGGTGTTGACATCTTACGGCATTACCCGGTTGGATGTGGATATATTAAAGGACTTTTTCTTCAATTATATCATATTGGATGAATCCCAAGCGATCAAAAATCCCAACAGCATCATTTCGAAAGCGGTCAATCAGCTGGTGTGCAAGCACCGATTGATCCTGACGGGTACGCCGGTGGAAAATGGTACCATGGACCTTTGGTCGCAGATGAACTTCGTTAACCAGGGGCTCTTGGGCACGCAATCCATTTTCAAAAAACAGTTCTTGCAGCCGATCGAGAAGAAAAATGACATGGACAAGGCTGCCAAGCTGCATGCCATGATCAAGCCGTTTATCCTGCGGAGGTTAAAAACCCAAGTGGCGACCGATCTTCCCGAGAAGGTGGTCAATGTAAAATACTCCAACATGACCCCAGAGCAGGAAAAAGCCTATGAGGAAGTGAAGGGTTATTATCGCGAGAAGATCGTAAAGGAAATGAGCATTCCTGGCATGAACAGGCAGGCATTTACATTGCTGAGAGGCTTGACACAGCTTCGGCAAATTGCAAATCACCCGAGGTTGACCGATACGGCTTATACAGGTGATTCTGGAAAGCTGGAAGACATTGTCCACATGCTGGATTCTACCGCCAGAGAAGGGCACAAGGTCTTGGTATTTAGTCAGTTTGTGAAGCATTTGGCCATCGTGAAAGAATATTTGGATGAAAGCGGCATTGCTTATTCTTATTTGGACGGGACGACTAAGGACCGTCAAGCACAGGTGAAGGATTTCCAAGAGAATGATCAAGTGAAAATTTTCTTGATCTCCCTCAAAGCAGGGGGCGTAGGCCTTAACTTGACCAAGGCAGAATATGTGTTCTTGCTGGATCCTTGGTGGAACCCTGCTGTGGAGGCGCAAGCCATTGACCGGGCCCACCGAATAGGGCAAGAGAATAAGGTCATCATTTATAAATTTATCACACACAATACCGTGGAAGAAAAAATCATGGCCCTCCAGGAGCGTAAAATGGCCTTGGCAGATGAGTTGATCAGCACAGAGGAGAGCTTTATGAAGAGTTTGGAAAAAGAGGATATCGAGGCTTTACTGGCTTAGGATGTTTGGGAAGCTGGCATGGGGAGCTGATGAATGTAAGGGGAACGAAGCTGCCGGTCAATTCCCTGTCCTACACCGTGATGAGTTGTTTTTCAAAAAATCACCTTATGTTTATGCTTTTAACCCGCATTGTGCATTAGCCTATCTATTGCGACCTGAAACCATTTCAAAATCAATCGCTTCGCTGCTGTTTTCGATTCTACCTAGCGGCAGACAGGTTCACCATCCGCCGCGGCGGATGATTCCATCTCCAAACAGCCTGATTTTATTGTAGTTTCAGCTCTCATAACGATTCCAAATGCATAAAGCGGGTTTAAGGAATAGTGCTGCACAGGGAAATTAAAGATATTTTCACGTGGCTAAAGGGGTAATTTTCACCTAACTCAATATCTTAGGGGCAGAAATTTAATAACCCACTTAATATCAACCAGAAATTTTTATCAAAAAATGGAATGTGCCATACTAATCATCCAGTGTAAGGATCAGAAGGGAATCGTAGCTGCCGTGACGCAGTTTTTATATTTTCATAATGGGAATGTCCAAGAGGTAGACCAATACATTGATAATGAAACAGGTGATTTTTTCATGCGGGCAAAATGGGAATTAAAGAGCTTTGCCATCCAGAAGGATCATATTCAGCGAGTGTTTTCAGA comes from Echinicola vietnamensis DSM 17526 and encodes:
- a CDS encoding FtsX-like permease family protein; the encoded protein is MNLSFFIASRYFKSKKKRNFINILSRIAMIGVAVGTMALVIVLSVFNGLEDLIRGLYASFDAPLKVELVKGKSFEVGDDFLDSLKAVEGVVSITEVIEDNALLKYGEDQMVVTMKGVSEEFLDKERFEQGYFAGDMTLGSPDQPKAIMGRGVSFMLGVDPKNEFEQLRMFYPKAPRAGTIDPRQMYNSGRLGLAGTFSVEKKFDDSFVVVPLTFARDLMDYGDKRTALEIKVAPSASLSSVKAAMRDLLGEGFSVKDTDEQHAGLLRAIRIEKLFVFITLTFILAVASFNIFFSLSMLAIEKKKDIAVMIAMGATQKLIRSIYIKQGAIIAFSGAIVGLVLGFAICWLQDRYGLVSLGVASSVVDSYPVKMIWTDFLWTSLSLIVITFFAAYRPATIAAKVNTVEHL
- a CDS encoding DEAD/DEAH box helicase, which produces MKVSPDKSFEIIYSLFSHEYLGILFESFVIQHDDKGRLSFAYQNIATQNAKEFASGLDSTDYELIELMDSMQHDAIVKTFNTKKLKPKEFLRKVFDTNSETTANKEIRRMIEVRLEGIRAKILERIIGKRLFEMGNDGNPIWKEINVMEEKASVLFHFRRNEDNTHYFPTLKHGGEKLDWQYKGGYLLCEEPAWLVVNGCLYNFEKGVDGKKLKPFLNKKFIVIPKNVEQSYYEKFITQLVASFDVYAKGFDIKVQRSNPEALLSLSDLPGGGGGTDLFGNVQAAEEEDKIVFDLRFQYGDYSFRSEEKKSNNVQLEQQGDNYIFHKVIRDLEKEKSYGDYLKDLGLPVRTSRFSLGKSKAFDWLNSNREALEDMGVKILQNQSAKGKKYFIGNASIKVDIKENIDWFDVDAIISFGSFEVPFAQIRRLLVKGKSEFELPNGEIAVIPDSWFVNYSEIFSFLETGEKQDEKMMLKKHHIALAQELQKGNLINLTLSRKLEKLKDFSEMESYDLPDNFNGTLRPYQKAGYDWLRFLNEYHFGGCLADDMGLGKTVQTLAMLAHEKKRTEGATSLLVMPTSLIYNWEVEARKFTPDLKVLVYTGSQRIKDSSMFSKYDLVLTSYGITRLDVDILKDFFFNYIILDESQAIKNPNSIISKAVNQLVCKHRLILTGTPVENGTMDLWSQMNFVNQGLLGTQSIFKKQFLQPIEKKNDMDKAAKLHAMIKPFILRRLKTQVATDLPEKVVNVKYSNMTPEQEKAYEEVKGYYREKIVKEMSIPGMNRQAFTLLRGLTQLRQIANHPRLTDTAYTGDSGKLEDIVHMLDSTAREGHKVLVFSQFVKHLAIVKEYLDESGIAYSYLDGTTKDRQAQVKDFQENDQVKIFLISLKAGGVGLNLTKAEYVFLLDPWWNPAVEAQAIDRAHRIGQENKVIIYKFITHNTVEEKIMALQERKMALADELISTEESFMKSLEKEDIEALLA
- the rbfA gene encoding 30S ribosome-binding factor RbfA produces the protein MESKRQQKYSKLIQKELGDIFQRESKPLVGNAMVTVTRVLMSPDLGVAKIYLSFLLANNQELLEKIDAHKKEIRKHLGKRIGKSVRSIPELVFYPDDSSAYAQHMDKIIGGLDIPEAPDDEEEED